A single Pseudoalteromonas phenolica DNA region contains:
- a CDS encoding HAMP domain-containing methyl-accepting chemotaxis protein yields MFQRLKLNAQLNLSFGLMIALLCVVSLVSYFALSSGHTNFVEYRMNARDSNLSGRIQANLLMVRLNALKYLEDRSKKNVEEFNERFSLLSELIIQGKSQFKDPAKVREINDIQTKAEQYKDAFANVVKLFEQRDQIVSNDLDANGAEMRKSITKIIDRSASIKNTDLLHKSSKLQEALLLGRLYVSKFLINNSVEEYQRSLDEFDEVTRDAEKLKSILSNSSDIAAFNDFERRSKVYVEGIKKVQDIIISRNNIIDNSLNKIGPEIAEKIEKIKLASKNRQDEIGPQLQADSESAIVTIIVFSLIVIAVGLFLSYFISNLIRKPIGGEPAEMEKIVQAVSQGDLTYRFQNTGNETGIYLAMREMVDKLNAMIAQVMQSTTQVTNTSKELNQITTQSKIGAEQQTDQLTQTATAMNQMAATVNEITQSAQMAADSALNADNDAVSGKAVVQATQQAMAELVETMLNVSQTIENLEAETESVGSILDVIRGIADQTNLLALNAAIEAARAGEQGRGFAVVADEVRSLASRTQQSTEEIQVMISKLQNEAKRSVDSMRANMQGVEQTAEKTAKTEQVLETISHSVGTIKDMNVQIASASEEQNVVSQQISDSVQSVNEKAHDTMEGADQASQIADNLSHLASELDNIVKQFRVR; encoded by the coding sequence ATGTTCCAACGTTTAAAACTAAACGCCCAATTGAACTTATCTTTTGGTTTAATGATTGCGCTCTTGTGTGTAGTAAGCCTTGTTTCATATTTCGCACTTAGTTCAGGACATACTAATTTCGTTGAATATAGAATGAATGCCCGTGATAGTAATTTATCAGGCCGTATTCAGGCGAATTTACTTATGGTCAGATTGAATGCTTTGAAATACTTAGAAGACCGTAGCAAGAAAAACGTTGAAGAATTTAATGAACGATTTTCTTTACTAAGTGAGCTTATTATTCAAGGGAAGTCACAATTCAAAGACCCTGCTAAAGTACGAGAAATCAACGATATTCAGACAAAGGCAGAACAGTATAAAGATGCTTTTGCAAATGTGGTTAAATTGTTTGAACAGCGTGATCAAATCGTGAGTAATGATTTAGACGCAAATGGCGCAGAAATGCGCAAAAGCATTACTAAGATTATTGATAGAAGCGCTTCAATCAAAAACACTGACTTATTGCATAAGTCTTCTAAATTGCAAGAAGCACTATTATTAGGGCGCTTATATGTCAGTAAGTTTTTGATTAACAATTCAGTAGAAGAATATCAGCGTTCTCTAGATGAATTTGACGAAGTCACAAGAGATGCTGAGAAACTAAAATCAATATTGAGTAATAGCAGTGACATTGCAGCATTTAATGATTTTGAGCGCCGTTCAAAAGTGTATGTAGAAGGTATTAAAAAAGTCCAAGACATCATTATTTCTCGCAATAATATTATTGATAATTCTCTAAACAAAATCGGACCTGAAATAGCCGAAAAGATCGAGAAAATTAAACTCGCAAGTAAAAACCGTCAGGACGAAATTGGTCCCCAGCTGCAGGCAGATAGTGAATCTGCAATCGTAACGATCATTGTATTCTCATTGATTGTTATCGCTGTTGGGCTATTTCTGAGCTATTTTATTTCTAATTTAATCCGCAAACCGATCGGCGGTGAACCTGCTGAAATGGAAAAAATAGTTCAAGCAGTCTCTCAAGGTGACCTAACTTACCGTTTTCAGAATACTGGCAATGAAACTGGCATTTATCTAGCTATGCGTGAAATGGTCGATAAGCTTAACGCTATGATAGCGCAAGTGATGCAATCAACAACACAAGTTACAAATACTTCAAAAGAGCTAAATCAGATAACGACACAATCAAAAATAGGTGCAGAGCAACAGACTGATCAATTAACACAAACTGCCACTGCAATGAATCAAATGGCAGCTACAGTGAACGAAATTACACAAAGTGCTCAAATGGCTGCAGATTCAGCTTTGAATGCCGATAATGATGCAGTATCAGGTAAAGCGGTTGTGCAAGCGACGCAACAAGCAATGGCAGAGCTAGTGGAAACTATGCTCAATGTTAGTCAAACGATTGAAAATTTAGAGGCTGAAACGGAATCAGTTGGGTCTATTCTTGATGTTATTAGAGGAATAGCAGATCAAACTAATTTGCTTGCTTTAAACGCGGCGATTGAGGCTGCGCGTGCAGGAGAGCAGGGTAGAGGGTTTGCTGTTGTTGCTGATGAAGTAAGATCATTAGCAAGTCGTACCCAGCAAAGCACTGAAGAAATACAAGTAATGATTTCGAAACTTCAAAACGAAGCGAAACGTTCGGTTGATTCTATGCGAGCAAATATGCAAGGGGTAGAGCAAACGGCTGAAAAAACGGCAAAAACAGAGCAAGTTTTAGAAACGATTTCACACTCTGTTGGCACAATTAAAGATATGAATGTGCAAATAGCAAGCGCATCAGAAGAGCAAAATGTAGTGAGTCAGCAGATCAGTGACAGTGTACAAAGTGTGAATGAAAAAGCGCACGATACAATGGAAGGTGCTGATCAAGCTTCTCAAATTGCAGATAATTTATCCCACTTAGCGAGTGAGTTAGATAATATTGTTAAACAATTTAGAGTTCGTTAG
- a CDS encoding sensor histidine kinase produces the protein MMYGVDKINAFALAMLNQAELEDLLWSIAQGVGEIMEFDDCVIYLRNGDKLVQMAAFGIKNPKDREIFERIEISVGEGIVGNVALTGEAEIISDTREDARYINDQYNGLSELAVPVVYEGETIAVIDSESNKPNDYSEFEQALLQVIANIASPRIASAQYQLKLKQTQVRLEKSNQELKHSLNELAKNQAALIQSEKMASVGVLSAGIAHEINTPLGFSISNLNTVLKDFLPELTQVIRRVKLDPDLPVSSRALLDDEEFNYVLDDLSSLTQETLNGLKSAKQIMLDLKRFSREDSDIFILSDINQGIESTLNILRNELKTDCEVSLDLQPLPGIAVNIGKLNQVFMNLIMNAKQAISERGEIFISSKFIDDCIEIKVGDTGCGIPKSQLKDIFTPFYTTKPVGEGTGLGLAICYRIICQEHNGKLSVESDKHGTVFTILLPAKQEIEQTA, from the coding sequence ATGATGTATGGGGTCGATAAAATAAATGCCTTCGCTTTAGCCATGTTGAACCAAGCTGAGTTAGAAGATTTACTTTGGTCTATTGCTCAAGGCGTTGGCGAAATCATGGAGTTTGATGATTGCGTCATTTATTTACGTAATGGTGATAAGTTGGTGCAAATGGCGGCATTTGGCATCAAAAACCCCAAAGATCGAGAGATCTTCGAGCGTATAGAAATTTCAGTTGGTGAGGGAATTGTTGGTAACGTAGCCTTAACAGGTGAGGCTGAAATTATCTCAGACACCCGAGAGGATGCTCGTTATATTAACGACCAATATAATGGTTTATCAGAGTTGGCGGTACCTGTAGTCTATGAAGGTGAAACTATCGCTGTTATTGACTCTGAATCAAATAAGCCCAACGACTACTCTGAATTTGAGCAAGCTTTACTTCAAGTGATTGCAAATATTGCATCCCCACGTATTGCATCAGCACAATATCAACTAAAGCTTAAACAAACGCAAGTTCGTTTAGAAAAAAGCAACCAAGAGTTGAAGCATAGCTTAAATGAATTAGCGAAAAACCAAGCTGCATTGATACAATCTGAAAAAATGGCCTCTGTCGGTGTATTATCTGCAGGGATTGCCCATGAAATTAATACTCCTCTAGGTTTTTCAATTAGCAACCTCAACACAGTTTTAAAAGATTTTCTGCCTGAACTCACCCAAGTAATTCGGCGTGTCAAATTAGATCCAGATTTACCGGTTTCGAGCCGAGCCTTGCTTGATGATGAAGAGTTTAACTATGTGTTAGATGATTTGTCTTCACTGACGCAAGAAACGTTAAATGGCCTAAAATCAGCAAAACAGATAATGCTAGATCTAAAACGTTTTTCACGAGAAGACTCTGATATTTTTATTCTCTCAGATATTAATCAAGGTATTGAATCGACACTTAATATTTTACGAAATGAGCTTAAAACGGATTGTGAAGTTAGCTTGGACCTACAGCCTTTACCAGGTATAGCGGTCAATATTGGAAAGTTAAATCAAGTGTTTATGAACTTAATAATGAATGCAAAGCAGGCCATTTCAGAGCGGGGAGAAATATTCATAAGTTCCAAGTTTATTGATGATTGCATAGAAATAAAAGTTGGTGATACGGGATGCGGTATTCCTAAGTCACAGTTAAAAGATATTTTTACGCCCTTTTATACCACTAAACCTGTAGGAGAAGGGACAGGACTTGGCTTAGCAATTTGTTATCGCATCATCTGCCAAGAGCATAATGGTAAATTAAGCGTAGAGTCTGATAAACATGGAACAGTATTTACGATTTTGCTTCCAGCGAAACAGGAAATTGAACAAACAGCTTAA
- a CDS encoding YtoQ family protein — MKVYLSGEIHTDWREQIIDGCKNKQLPVTFISANTDHESSDAAGDCLGEEANPFWRDHKSAKVNAIKIQNAIKSCDLAIIRFGDKYRQWNAAFDAGFCAALSKPYITLHDESLTHPLKEVDGSAQAWATTTEQVIQLIEYTLT; from the coding sequence GTGAAAGTTTATTTATCGGGCGAAATTCACACTGATTGGCGTGAACAAATTATTGATGGCTGTAAAAACAAACAGCTACCCGTTACGTTTATTTCTGCAAATACTGATCATGAGAGTAGTGATGCAGCAGGTGATTGCCTCGGAGAGGAAGCAAATCCGTTCTGGCGAGATCATAAATCAGCCAAAGTAAACGCCATAAAAATTCAGAACGCGATTAAAAGCTGTGACCTTGCAATAATTCGTTTTGGAGATAAATACAGACAATGGAACGCCGCATTTGATGCTGGCTTTTGTGCTGCTTTGTCAAAGCCTTATATTACTCTGCATGATGAATCTTTAACTCACCCTCTTAAAGAGGTCGACGGTTCTGCACAAGCTTGGGCAACAACGACTGAACAGGTTATTCAATTGATTGAATATACGCTGACTTAA